A stretch of DNA from Agelaius phoeniceus isolate bAgePho1 chromosome 4, bAgePho1.hap1, whole genome shotgun sequence:
AGCAACTGTGCATTCTAAAACTGGTGGAGCAGTTCCCAGTGccctgtgacacctggggaACAGAGGAACAGCACGTGTGGCTGGGCCAAGTGATTGCTGACCAAAGGTTTTCCTCACTTAACCATCTGTGTTTTCCTCTCCAGCAGGAGAGGTAGGTAAGGATGGTCCCATCTCCTCTGCAGCACATGGAGCAGCTGTGTCCCAAGAAAACCTAGAAACATAattcctgctgcctgccttgcctcCCTGAAGGGTCCATGCATGAAAAACGCCTCTCCTGTCCTTTTGTTTTATCCTTTGGGAAGTCCAATTCCAAGCAAGAAGGGAAAGCAACCTCCCATCTCCCAGGAGAAATGTGCTTGTGGAGCATGTGGGATGCCTATGCTGCACAAACATCATAAAACTGTTAATAACAAATAATCTTTGTGCAGTGAAGCATGAAAATGAGAAACCTGCATTTCGTGCCCCAGTAAACTTGTTTTCAGTCTGGGTGTTCCATCCCATTACTTGGAAAATAGgttggggaaaggaaaaaaaaaataaaaggaaggcACAAGCAGTGATTGAGCAGCAGGATGAAATGCCATCTCTAGGAGAGAAGGGGAGGCAGGAGGAATTGAAACAGCTGCATTGTTCTCTTTGGAAAAAACACGGAAAAAGTTATTCAAAATCAAAGTAAACAAGTGTGTTTTAAATAATCCTACAAGGATGTGCCTGAAGGCAGATTGAGTCCCTTTAAAACAACATTTATGTGTTCTTAGGGGCAAAAATGGCCAGTAGTAGGATCAGCCAGAGTAGGAACCTtcctctgcttccagctgtCACTCCCTGACCCAGAGCTGCATGAAGAAACCTTTGGACACAGCAGTGTTAACTCCCACTGTGACCACAGAGAGGGCTGGCATTTACTGCAAGTTTGTGAGGAACAGAGCTCCTTTGTGAACAATGCTTTTAGTCCCTCTTGATGGCTTTTACTGTAATGGGAGTTAGCTGTTTGGGCACTCAGAGCTTAGGGCAAACatctatttattatttaaatgtaAATACAGCACGACCAACTTCAGTTCTCATTAACTTCAAAACAATCAGGGGCTAAGTGGAGACTTACATAAGCCCTAAGACATTGAGTTTTGTGCTTATGctcttctatttttaaaaacatttctctcTCCCTTGTTGCTGAGCACAACATCCTGCCTGGATGAAGGGAAGCAGCCCAAAGGCCAGCTCCCAGTTGAGCATGATTAAGGAAATATCCTGGGTTTAGTCCCTTGCTTTTGGGGAGGCAGCATCCTTGGTGGATAAAACCACCCAGAGTGGGACATAGAGGTACTGTTTCCTTTAGGATCCTTCAGTTAATGCTATCATACACTGCGAGTTTCAACAGCAGACCAAACACACTCTGAAGTTACAAAAGTGGGAATTTGCTGCCCAAACATGCTCACAATGACACAAAGAGGACTTGATAGTAAATTAATGTCTgtggtgaaaaaaaaagcttgtagCAACTCCTCCTCAatctgctgggcacagcacatctGGAACAGTGTTTGTGCAGGTCTGAGCTCTAGAcaactgctgctggcagggggaTGGCCAGAGCTGGCcgtgcagggacacagaggacagggacacacacccaCCTGGCTCCTGCGCTGAGCACATAGCAGGGATCCCTCACCATGGGGCTGAACTCACTGctctctctcctcagcagctcctggggcaccaacacagcatcagcaggaagcaaaacaaaataccaaaacatggaTGAGAATGCCTTCCAAAGTCTGAGAGCAAGTCATTCTCCATGGCTATTCACTCCTGCCTAGCTCCAAACAAATTCCTGTAGTGACAGTGCAATGTGATTTGTATGCAACCTGAAAGGAACATTAAGCACTGTACACAAGGCCCTGAAAAATGAACAGTGAGTGAGGCAGAGAGGTCTGCTGCTAAAATGGAAATAACATTTCCcacaaaaatatctgaaaaggcCAAAAGAAAtctaataaataattaaaaaaaccctcattcTGTTGGTTTGGCTTTGTACCCCATGTTTATAGCCGTGGGTTTGCATTGGAGATGGATAAAAACAAACCTAATAAAGAAAGCACTTCAACATATACTTCCCTTTCAAACAGACCCTATGGATTGGTGTATATACTGGAATATATACACTGGAAGTCAAGTTAGGATTTAAGACCAGGATTTTCACAAGTGCCTTGCTGCCTATGGGACTAATCCTTGTTCCACAGGTGGTTACAGCTAAATCCCTCTGGGAAACAGCCCTAAGGGCTCTTCCTTCTTCATTGCCTGATTTAAGACCCTGTATTCAGGTCTGCAATGTTCTTCACCCTCTTCCTCAACTAGGCTTCCAACAGGCAGAACCTCTGGTTTGGCTGCTGAGTGTAtgaacaattaaaaattaaccAGGAGGGGAAAATGAAGATCTCAAGAACTGCCCTGTACCTTCTGCCTGATAAGAGTTAGACAAGGCAAAATGAATTGGGGCTGCTTGTCATCCAACCTGTCACTGCAAAGTACACTTTGgtgatttttctctctctggatgtctggttttcctgctgctctgatcATCAAGCGTGACAAAATGGCACAGATGGGTCTGGTGCCTGGCTGGGGTGGAAAAAATACTGATGGTGGGATGAGACAGGGGTGGTTCTGGAAGTGCATTCCGGTCACTTGATATTCACAAGATGCTTTTTTAATTCACTCTATTTAAAGATGTGGCGTGGGAGCTGAGGGCTGCTGAGGGAGGATGTGTAGAATGAAGCACACAATGAGTTTGGGAGGGCAGCTTCATCCCCCCACCCCAGTTTGGGCCATTTGTGAGATGCTGCCCAGAGCCTCCTCTCTTGTCACTTGACTCAGGACCATTTTGTTGCTCCTGGATAATCTGCTCTGGGCCAAGAGTCAGTGCAGGAGTAGAAAGAGATGTCCTGGATCTCAGCTGCCCTCTAAGCATGTGAGCCTCTCCAAACACTCAGCTTATTTGGGGCTAGGAGCCTGTCCACACATTTTGGTTGTTTGCTGCCTCTCTCCGTGATGAATAGAGCCTGGCATGGAAATAGGGATGGGGcagcaaacccagcactgctgcaaatCCATGTGGCTCGACCAGTTTGCAGTTTCCTAAATAGGTCTGAACAGATTTCAGCCAGCTGAAGAGCTGGCCTGGGCAGTTGTTCTTTAAGAATTTAGCCTGGCTCTACTGTTTACCATCCTCAGAGTCAGTCGAATTCCCCATTTGTGACATCAGTGTGATGTTCCCAACCACTAAGCAGGGGACATGGAAGGGCCAGGGTCTCTGTTCAGTCTTCTCTGTGATGCttccctccagggctggaggatAAACATAATGGTTATTTGGCAGTGCCTCTGCCCAGCACTTCCCAGCACTGTCAGGCACAGTGGGAGCCAAGGCAATTCCAAGCAGCCTCTAATCCTCTCTACTttgcagaaggaaaatgggCTGAGGCAAATCACCATCTCAGTGGGACACTCCACTAGAAAAGTGCTCAGTGCatctctggtgctgctggcaggtaAAGACAGGACAGCTCAGATAGGATGTCCAGAGCAGCAAGAACCTACCAGCACATGCACTGGAATGCCAGCATCCCTGACACCCCTGACtctccagcagggagagagcTGAACCCCACCAGTGATCTTTTAATTAAGGTGCACTAAACTGCCTCAGTACATGCTGAATATGTCTCTAATCAATGGAGTCCTGGCCATGACTGGACATCAGCCTGTTCTCTGACATTCCTCCCCGTTCCCTGGTTCTGAGATCCCCTCTTGTGGGTGCACATGACCCCATTCCCACATACCTGCTGTTTCTTATCCGCCGTGGGAGACGACCTGGAGCGCACGTGCACAGGGACCGGCTGATTGTCGTACCTATCGAGCAAGTCTTCCACAGACACTGATTTCCCGGATTTCCTGGTGGTGGAGGGGGTTTCAAAGACCTGCTCCTGCTTCCTGTAGCGGGGCTGGCCCTGCATGCCCAGCAGGTCTGTCTGCGTGCCTTTGGTGAGATCCGATCTGGGTCTGTGATCCCGGCACCTCTCTGCTTTGGGCTGGCCGGTGACCAGGCTGTCCTGGCGCCCTGGCACCTTCTCATCTCCGCTCGTGTCCAAGCAGTCAATCAGCCCAGGAGGAAGGGTAGAAGACATCCGTCCCGTCCTGGATATCCGCTCCATGGACTCCCTGCGGCGGTACAGTTTCTGGTCCTGGAGGGAATTCATGCTGGAGGCGGAGGAAAGGCTCTGGCTGTCGGGGCCAGCCAGCTGCAGGTAGGAGCTGTGGGAGCGCTCCCGGAGCAGCCCCATGTCCTGCGAGGACGGCCGGCGCCCCATTTTGCGCTCGATGTAGTCGGCCAGGGCattctgctggagctgcttgAGCTCTGGCTTGGACAGGCTGGCTGTGGAGGAAGCTTTGCCGTCCCTCTCGAAGATCTTGCGCCGGTCGGCCACCGTGTTCTCTGGGAAGATAAAATGGATGCTTTTCTTCTGGAAGGAGAAAGGGGACGGCTCCCCGTCCGAGATGCCCACCTCGTTCATCTTCTCGGGCTCCGAGTAGGAGCGCTTCTTCTGCTCCGCCGTCAGCCGCTTCCGGCCCCCGATGCGCAGCACCTGCTGCGTCCTGGCGTATTCCAGGCTGGAGAAGCCTCCTTCCGTGGGCGTGATGCTGTGTCTCTCCTTGGGGGTGTGAGGGGATGCCGCCGTGCTCCTCATGCCCACGTGGGCCGAGGCAGGCCTCTGGGGCACCCTCTTGGGTGTGTTCCCGAACGGGGGGCTGATCCGCCGGAAGGAGGTGGCCCTCAACACCCTGGACTGAGCATCTTTGATGCTGTTCCTGTAGGCCCTATTAAATGACGTGTCCAGGTGCGACCCATGCGCATCTTGGATGTTATCCTTCCAGAGGATCTCCTTCTCAGGCTCGCCTCCCAGCTGGAATGTGCTCCTACTCCGAGGAAGCTGAGCCGCCCTTATTTGCACCTCGTTTTCAGGACACAGGCCGTAGTACTCGCTGGGTCTTGCCTGCTTCACTGAAGCCACCATCTGCAGCTCGACGGGGCGCCAGTCAGCCTCTTCCAGCTTCCCGTTCCTGATGGAcgggctggagcccctgcctgGCTCACTGGGCAGCTTGCTTCTCATGtcctctgggctgtgcacagagcaCCTCATGCCAGCAGGCTGGCTCGTCCTGCTCGGCCCATAGTGCTGGCCGAAGCTGGGAACGCCGGCGCTCTGGGGCCGGGGAGCGCTCTGCTCCCGCTGCTCAAACTTGTTGAccttctccagcacagagcagcggGGCTTGCCAGCCTCTGGTTTGCTGTAGGGaaagctctgggtgctgctAGAGCTGAGCCGGTTCCTCCCGATATCCGAGGGCTTTGGGAGCTGAGGAGAAGGGGGCTCTTTGCACTTTGGCTCAGCAGCATGGAACAGAGCCATGTTCgtgccctcctcctcctgcctcttgAAGGCCTGGGGGTCCACATCACTCCACTGTCTGTGCCCCTGCTCTCTGTgatccttctcctctctgctgctgctgttccggAAGGACAGTCTGGTGCTGGAATAACCCTCACCTGGTTGTGTCTCCCTTAGGTCAGAGCTGCTTTGcctcctggagctctctggGATGTTCTGCAAGGAAGAGAAGCCATACTGCTTGGCCTTGCTGTGACCCCATGGGTGGGCAGCACCAGTGTCTCTCTCGTTTACCTGTAAGTTACTATTTTTCTCCTCCTGGGATCCAGGTGTCCAGTCCTCTTTGGGCTGGTAATGGTTTTTCCTCTCACTAGCATCCCTTGACTGGGGTTGTGGACCCTGGAAAAGGGGCTTGGAGGTCTGTGTGGTACCGGTGGTCTCTCGGTGGCTGTGTGCTGCCTTGTAAAGGGGTAGCAGCTCCTCCTTTTGCGACACAGCCAGGCCGAGCTCTGGGCCCGCTGCGCTGGGAGGTTTCTGCTGGATGAGTTTGGCTTCATGCTTTCTCTCAGTGGCAGGGGGCTGGTAGAAGATGGTCGACCTGTTCGTAGTGCTTTGGTTTCCATTCTCATCCAAggccagggtgctgctggccaCGGCCTTGTCGTAGGAGGCCGGGAGGGCTGGGGAGTAGCCACTTTCTTTGGCCAGCGCTGGGTAAAGCGTGCCGGTGCTGCCGGCAGAAGGCCGGGGCACCTGGGCATAGTGTGGCTCCGGGGAGGGAACGGCGTAGATGCCggtgggcagcaggggctgccctggctgggccGCCTGGGAAAAGCTCTGCTTGGCCTTCATGGTGGGGCTGCTCTCAGGGCTCTTCTCCACCACCGTGTGCAGGTGCCCTTCTCCGAAGGGCGGCTTCAGCAGCGGCCCCTGCGACAGGGAGTTGATGAGCGGTGCCCAGGCCCCTTTGGGCTGGCCCCGGCCGGGCTTGCTGGGCTCAAGGCCAGTGCCCGAGCCGGGCCTCTCGTGGTGCCTGATGGCCGCGTAGCTGTCGCTGCGAGTGGGAGGCAGGGGTGGCTGGCTCTTGCTGTCCGAGGGGCCCTGCGCCGGCTGCGCCCAGGAGGAGGCGGCGTTGTGCCGGCTGAAGGCGTGGAGCCTGCCGTGGCCGCGGCTGTCGCCGCCGGGGAGCAGGGCCGAGGGCTTCAGCTCGTACTCCTGGGAGATGCGCTGCTGGGCGTCGTAGACCGTCCGGACGTAGCGGATGTCCGCCTGCCGCATGCTCTCCGGCAGCCCCCCGCGGCACTGCGCGCTGTCCGGGGAGCACGAGTGCTCCTTGCCCGACGGGGCCACGGGGTACTCGGGGATGCTGGAGTTGGTGGAGAAGGAGCTGTAGGCTGAGTCTCTCTTGCTGTGCAGGTGGGAGAGCTGGTCGATGCTGTTGGTGGATTTGGCCGGGGACAGGTGGCAAGGGTGGTAGGCAGGGGAGGAGTGGTCCAGGCTCTCCATGCTGCCCCGGGAGCTGTACTGATCGGGGCTCCTCCTCAGGTAGCCATGCTCGTACGCCGAAAGATCGCtggtggaggagctgggggacAGCGAGGGAAGAGTGAAAGCCAGCAGAGGAAAGGCACAACAACTTATAAGTGAGCTCAGAAGCAAGATGTTTAGTTTTGAGATGAAAACCCATATTTGGGCCTTGCTCCATCCCCTGTCTGGAGTCATCCCAGTTCACAAAGAGGAACTGTTTGACATTGCAACACATGGCTCTTATTTACCACAGAAGGGTGGGAGGGAAATACAGACAGAGAGATGGTGCATCTCTGGAGCCAGGGAGGATCAACCCCACCCAGCAAACCCATCCAAAGCCCTTGGAAAGCTGAATGAGCACCGACGCcgctgaggaggaggagaggagcacGAGGGGCATTCTGGGGGGGTTCtaatctctttctttttttcccatttcatttctttttatgGAGATGAAGGCTATGCCCTGGCAGGCTTCCTGGAAATTCAGCTGTCCCAAGGATACTTTGTTTGCTGCAAGAAAACTAAGCTGACAAGAAGAGAAGAGATGTATGTGCCTGTGCCGGGAGGAAAGTGGGGTGCAACCATAGAAACAGTCTGAGAATTCCCAGGAAGTCTGCACTGCCACCTCTTCTTGTAGCTTAGCAGGTGCAGGTATACCTTGGCACTTCCTCTGAGGTGTCCAAAGAGGACTCATGGCCATCAGAAAAGTGATCAAAAAAGAAGGATATTCAGAGATCTTTCTATCCATGGGAAGGGAGCTCTTTATGCCAGTCACAAGGGGATGTCACAAACTTCTGGCTAATCTCCCCTTCCAGATTTAAGCAAATACCCTGAGGACTGGAGAGGGTAGCCTGAGGATTTcacttttcttccctctcttcccAGCTTCCCTTCCTCAGGTATCACTTTCTCTAGTTCCCTGTGCAACGACATGTGCTGTCCTGGCAGAGccacagggaaggagcagggagggacaggCTGTGGCAGGGCAAGGCACAGAGCTGGAAGCTGGCTCCAGATCACATCCCAAACAAGTGACAGACCCAGGGGAGAAGGGTGCTAAGGATGAGGAAAGGCAGAAGGTAgcctgctcacagcagctctgcagggagatgCAGAGGAACACGGGCAGGAAGAGATACGGCAAATCTCAGGACAGAACTGGTTTGCTCATTTAAATGCACCACTCTGTTTTGGATTCAAATAACCATCTCCCTAGCAatacccagcacagccccagccagctgGCCACTAGATGTTCCCCATGCTCCTTCTCAAGCACCCGGGAGACAGAGCCATGCTGCCAAAGGCTCTGCCAGGAACTGCCTGGGAAGCAAAGCCCCTTGGTGGGAAAGGAGTATGCTCCAGCATGAGCTGTGCTGAGGCCACAGACCAACACACTTCATTTTCTGCAACCATCTCCTCGCTTTCTTTAatgctcttttttctctttcctctcctctgccaaGGATCAGTCTAGCCAGTAGAAGAAAGTGATGTTTCAATCCCAGAGTCTATAATGGAGGGTTTCAAACCCTTCTGCCTCTCTGGGTAAAATCTTTCAAGGGCAGAATTTAAACTTGTTCTTCCACAAGCTGCCCTGCACGTTCAGCTGTGATAGAGCTGACTCCTGCAGAAAGCCACTGCCAAACCAGGAAATCCGTCCCTGAACTCCTCACCCTGGGAGCACTCTTGCTGATGCACTGTTGGCTGCTCTGTTACACTGACAGCTTCTGCCACTTAcacccttttcttcctttttgttcAATAGGCCAATTTAGACTttggatttcttttcctttgctggGAAAACAACCATGCTGTGTTTCTATATGGGAGATCATCCACAGAGAGCTCTACCACCATCCTGGCAGTGGGCTCCCATCTTTGTAGGAAGGGGGACTTCCTAGCTGCTAATCACCCCACAGAGCACTtacaggaggaaaacaaagccaCTTTATCTGGGAAACCAAACAGGAACTGAAGCCTTTCCAACTCTGATCTGAACCCTGGCTGTGTATAAACCTGTCCAGCTCTATGGAGGTGAACTGGTACCATTTCCCCACTACACTTTtgccccctcccttccctccccagctgtgcaGTACTTACCTGGAGTGGTAGGACTGATGCCAAGGGGTGCCAAGCGTACCCTGAGATATTTGCATCATGCTGGGATCGGGCTGGTTCTCCGCGAGTTTGCTAGAATGCCAGGAGTGAGGTCGGCCTGGAGTTTCACTCCGCCTAGGTGAGAGCAGAAGGGGTTTGCACATCAGCAACAAGCCAGCTCTCCCCAGGAAGATGGATGTGAACTTAACACCACCATTTAAAACTGCTTGTGCTCATTTGTGCTTCCCTGCTGTGTTTCTGTCCATTCCAAGCAAGTCCCACAGTAACCACGTGTGAATGTCCCTACATTCCCACAACAGCTCCCTCTGGGATTTGCACAAATCACTGAATGCCATGAGGGGGTGGAAGACTGCAAAGGGACTTTTGATCTCTCCTCGGGGCTGCTAAAAATGCAGGATGAGACGTGACAACCAAGTGCCAGCAATGTGTGTCCCTCACATCCACCCTGAGCAGACAGCTGCCCCCGGGGTGTGTCCCCAGgcgtggcactggcacagctgcccttTGGTGCCTTCAGTCATCAGCACCAAGGCCGGTGTCTGTTAgccctgagggaaaaaaaccccactgacacCTTATTTAAAGCACAGAGTGGTGCAATGGAAAGTCAAAGCAGGGGATTAGGGATTGAGTCCCCTGAAGAGGCCACACAGACTCTCCTTTGCCCCAGCCTTTGGGCTTGTTCTTAATCCTCCTGCTGCTTTCCATGAGGGATGTCTCCCCTGCTCTAGCACTCCTTTCCACAGTTTCCCACTCTCTCCCTGGGAAagtgaggagcagccctggaccTGTGTCCTACTGACATGTGACCGCTTGCAGGACAATTCTGACTAAATAAATGCAAGAGGAGGATATGACACATCGTTAGTCTTTGTCTCACTGAAAAATCCACAGCACAGCATGTCCTGAACGCATCAGTACACAGATTAAAATGCCCTTGGCACACAGACACTGAGAGCACAGCCTAAGATTGGTAACAGGAACAGTACAGGAAAGTGCAAAAagttaaaaatgctttttagaGTCAGGTCCTTTCCTAGTATCAGTTAACATCAGCACCTGCTGATGTTGGACAGCATGGAAAAGCACAGGCAGAGAGTGAGAGGCAGAGCCATTTCTCCAGCATTTCTTCCATACAGATTTTATAAGTGCTGGGTTTTTCCTCATTGTCTGctaaaagaaggaagaaaaagggacATGCTTTTCTCTTTAACATCTGTTGTTGCAGGATTGTCTTAAGGGAAACTGGACTGGAGGTCTGCAAAGGACAAGCTGAACCCAAAACCACTTTACCTTTACGTGTGTAGGTGTGTTTAAGACAGAGCTCTTCTGCTAAGCTCCTTGCCCAGAAAACAAAGAACCTGGACACTGCCAGATGGGAAGTTGACAAAACTGTTTATTAAGAATAACTCACATTCTTACCTTTTCCTCTGCAGACATTTAAAGACTGTAAATACTTTAGTGCAGTACAAGCCATCAGCACCAGTTTTTTGCTTGGGAAAAGGAATGATCCTGTGCAAGGCATGTTATCCCTTGGTTTGGTCAGTAGAAACAGTGAGGGAGCTGTGTAGCCAATCATCTGAGCCACAGGTATTTTAACTCTTTTGTCTGATATCCTTGTAATAATACCACATGTGCACAGCTGTGAATTTTAATCACAAGACACATGGTACCAGCTTAGCAGCTCTGTGTGGGATAACCTTGCACTGTTTCCACACCTACCCTGTCTTGGAAATGTGACAGATCCTGACTGATCCCAGACAAACTGGCAGAGTGATACAACCTGCAAATGCAGCAGCTAATGCTGGACTTGAATGAAGACAAAAAAGAATTAGATCTTTAACTGGTATTACTTTGGGGCAGCTAAGTTGCCTGCAACAAAACCAGGAGCAACAGGTGACACTTTGGCACAGGAGGCTGTAGGATCTAAAAATGCagaattataataataataacaacaacaataacaaaccAACCTCATCACCTTATCTTTTACATATTCTGTACTGTACTTGTGAATGTGTCTGGACAGCCTTACTACTGAAAAATTATCCTCTTCAAATAACAGACTAAGTGATCCCTGTGTTGTAAATgccaaggctggaaaaggagaCTCCTGGTTCCTCATGGATACTTGCAGTGATCAGATAACCTGGGCATCCAAGTCAGGTTGGCATCATGACAAGTGCCTGGGAGCAAGATACCTGGAGAAGTCAGTGGGATGTGATGCAAGGCTGGCATCTGAATGGAGCTGTAACCCAGGCTACAGACCAGGTACTGCCAGCTCACACTGAAGACTGGAAAGTCAAAGGGAAAGGGATAgtttttcatctcatccagctGCTGCCATCTGGGAGCTCCCCGTTGCTATGCTGGCCCCAGTGTTTGCAGATGGAAACACACCCAGGCCAGCAGAGGCTCCTCAGTGGCAGTCTGGCACACTGGGAGCAGtctgggctgcagggaccaCATCCACATCTCTGAGGCCCTTCccaggaacagctctgcagctcacTCTTATTAGCAGGAGCTGAGTGTGCTCTTCTCTGTAATCTCTGGAGATTATCTTTATATTGCATGCAAAACAGGAATGGAACTTTACAGAGACACTTTGGCACTAACTCTACAGATGAATCAGCATCTGAGGCTTTCTTCAGAGTCTAACTGAAAGGTTATCTTCTCCTCAAGGTCACAAACTAAGAACAACCAGGAGAAAGTAGTCAGTCTGACTGCTGTTCTTCACGTACTGTTCCTTGCCACTTCTGGAGTACACATACAACCTGAGTGCTCTGCAGGTTCAAAAGTACCTCAAGCCCAGCATCCTTCAGGTGGTGCAGTCCATCTTCAACCAGAGCTAACAACCCAGCTTCTTCAAATTGCCATTTGCATTTTTTCCACATCCTTAGAAAGCTAATAAGTGAAAGCCAGAGAGGGATGTTGTGGCTGATTAACCAGCCACTCAGGGTCATCAGTGCCCCAATAAACTGATCTTTTTCTActcccacacagctcctggaGAGTTGTTTTCACCATTCTCACATCCATCAGAAACATCATCCAGGTGGCTAAAAAGAGAGAACTGTGAACAATGCTTCTTGTACCACTGACCTTGTGGTCACTTTTCTCTGTCCCCACAAGCTCCAAAcccttcctcagcagacacaAGGAATGCTGAAATAAAGACTGCaaaacttttcaaggaaagcagaatctacctgcagatccaggcaggagcagaggtcaCCAGGACACACCTCCATGACCTGAGGGCATGGCTCTGACTCGCAGCTGGTGTTCCTGTGTCCAGAGAAGATGGGATGGGGCAGAGAAGAGAGAAGGTCACTCTGCCATCACTTACAACCACAATCCCCATGGATGTGcttcccccagcagccctgcagccaggtgGCTGTGTGGGAGGTtgctggagctggaagggatGGGCATGGCTGGAAGGGAACAGCCATGGCCTAGCCTATCATGTGGGgagatgggaagggatgggggccctgcagcacagacccTTCTCCTGCAGGGGAAATGAAAGATTTGGATGCAAGTGCAGAGCTGGTGCCTCCTGGATCTGATCCCAGGCACTGAGTCACAAGTGAGAAAGCCAAGAGGGCAGCTGCCCATCCTTACCACGTCATCCTCACAGCAGTTGAGATTTCAAGCTGGTGATAATTCTAACCTAACAAAACCCACGTGGCAGGGGCACTACATCCTGAGCCATATCCTGTACATGCAGCAGCAGGATCTTTGTACATGGAGAGATCCTGATCCCAGCAATTCACCTGTACCCTCCTTCCAGGATGAGTGTGCACCTGCACCAACAGAAAGCAGAACAACCATCTGATTTCCCACTGGGACAGACCTGTCTCCAAGACAGACACTGCTAAAGGAGCGGGAGCATGACAAAGAGATGTTT
This window harbors:
- the SHROOM3 gene encoding protein Shroom3 isoform X2; translation: MMQISQGTLGTPWHQSYHSSSSTSDLSAYEHGYLRRSPDQYSSRGSMESLDHSSPAYHPCHLSPAKSTNSIDQLSHLHSKRDSAYSSFSTNSSIPEYPVAPSGKEHSCSPDSAQCRGGLPESMRQADIRYVRTVYDAQQRISQEYELKPSALLPGGDSRGHGRLHAFSRHNAASSWAQPAQGPSDSKSQPPLPPTRSDSYAAIRHHERPGSGTGLEPSKPGRGQPKGAWAPLINSLSQGPLLKPPFGEGHLHTVVEKSPESSPTMKAKQSFSQAAQPGQPLLPTGIYAVPSPEPHYAQVPRPSAGSTGTLYPALAKESGYSPALPASYDKAVASSTLALDENGNQSTTNRSTIFYQPPATERKHEAKLIQQKPPSAAGPELGLAVSQKEELLPLYKAAHSHRETTGTTQTSKPLFQGPQPQSRDASERKNHYQPKEDWTPGSQEEKNSNLQVNERDTGAAHPWGHSKAKQYGFSSLQNIPESSRRQSSSDLRETQPGEGYSSTRLSFRNSSSREEKDHREQGHRQWSDVDPQAFKRQEEEGTNMALFHAAEPKCKEPPSPQLPKPSDIGRNRLSSSSTQSFPYSKPEAGKPRCSVLEKVNKFEQREQSAPRPQSAGVPSFGQHYGPSRTSQPAGMRCSVHSPEDMRSKLPSEPGRGSSPSIRNGKLEEADWRPVELQMVASVKQARPSEYYGLCPENEVQIRAAQLPRSRSTFQLGGEPEKEILWKDNIQDAHGSHLDTSFNRAYRNSIKDAQSRVLRATSFRRISPPFGNTPKRVPQRPASAHVGMRSTAASPHTPKERHSITPTEGGFSSLEYARTQQVLRIGGRKRLTAEQKKRSYSEPEKMNEVGISDGEPSPFSFQKKSIHFIFPENTVADRRKIFERDGKASSTASLSKPELKQLQQNALADYIERKMGRRPSSQDMGLLRERSHSSYLQLAGPDSQSLSSASSMNSLQDQKLYRRRESMERISRTGRMSSTLPPGLIDCLDTSGDEKVPGRQDSLVTGQPKAERCRDHRPRSDLTKGTQTDLLGMQGQPRYRKQEQVFETPSTTRKSGKSVSVEDLLDRYDNQPVPVHVRSRSSPTADKKQQELLRRESSEFSPMVRDPCYVLSAGARSFSKKERSHSEKMAFTSYYPHPLHSTELVAGPGTLVESHKLSELSRPDSRTSAFFPAPTEARSHYPEQKQGFKPLFLNLTPSGPGHSSSNTPAQAPSDLQSTGDSQAPRQHHAKREAVPPEGSGSTQAQPLDADQDRSPETATEEMMWRRKAGLLHRSLPPKAAWAHSAKDSGYTRAMVSPPVAGPKPSQRWQSLPTQSSTSSDPETPSPQAVTQLRISESGLQLTPPPPLQDEEDDEVFVAPFSPPLPSRPLPELGSCASANGTEEFPPPAPPAEGNGAAGDKSSRLPEEASVSFKSFHKTLAERETTGLGTSTSENNWPTPLKRTGSPSAVDQQHQSPASPEGPQSADRQPITQPEGNSREPALENASLDSGITSTAPPVKAKNKTPEDIKSEALAKEIVHKDKSLADILDPDSKMKTTMDLMEGIFPGGSSVLKENNMKRKMWQTQASRTAVAGDTREEREAPVTLVTCPAYYSVSAPKAELLNKIKDLPEEVGEEEELLDINEKKAELIGSLTHKLEILKEAKEGLLEDIKMNNALGEEVELLISTLCKPNEFDKYKMFIGDLDKVVNLLLSLSGRLARVENVLSSLGDNANSEERSSLNEKRKLLAGQHEDARELKENLDRRERLVLDILGNYLSEEQLQDYQHFVKMKSALLIEQRELDDKIKLGQEQLKCLMESLPTDFTPRDAAAAAALAAALATSSGAGGKTPPAASSSL